GGCGGATCTCCTCCCCAAGGTCCTCGTTCCACACGTTCAGGTGCACCGGTTCATGACGGGTGAGGTGGAAGATGAACCGGGCGTACACGTCGGGGATCGGCTCGTAACGCCCCGGGAAGCTGATGCCGTCGGGTCGCGGCCACGTCAGCCACGTGGCCGCATGCGGTTCCCATTCGGCGGGCATCCGGTATCCCAGTTCCCTGGGTGTCTGTGCACTGCTCATGCGCCCAGCCAGTCAATCGGAGCCGGAAGCGGGTGACCAGCCGAAGTCCTTGGGTGGAGTGTGCGGGTTGCCCTCGACTTCTACCGGCTCGCCTCCCGCCAGCCCCTGCGCTAGGCTCAACCCATGATCCCTGCGCGCCTTCACTGGATGGCCTTGATGGTCGGGAACATCAGCCTCCTTGGGGCGCCGCCGGCCGTCCATCATGCGCCACCGCCGGTGGTGGGGGTGGAACGTCCCGTCCCTGACGATCCCGACGGGGTGGATTTTCGGGTCGGCGTGCGACAGGCGTCGGAGCCTGGAGTTCATGACATCGGGGATCCGACGGACGAGGAACAGCTTTACCTGGAGCTGATCAACCGTTCGCGGGCCGATCCCGCGGCGGAGGGGCGGCGCCTCGCCGCGCTGAACGATCCGCCCACGCAGGGCGCCTACGCGTTCTTCGGCGTGGACCTGGAGCGCATGGAACAGGAGCTCGCCCGGTTCCCGCCGTCGCAACCGCTGGCGTTCGAGACGCGGTTGATTGCAGCGGCGCGTGGCCACTCCATCTGGATGCGCACGGCCGGGATCCAGTCGCACAATCAGTTCGTCCCGACGACGGGGCAGGTGCTGAACACCACCCGCGACCGCATGGATGCCTCGGGCTATCCGTGGCAGCGGTTCGGTGAGAGCATTTTCGCGTACGCCGAGTCGGCGGAGAACGGGCACGCCGGCTTCGTGGTGGACTGGGGTCCCGGTCCGGGCGGCGTGCAGGAACCGCCGGGCCATCGCATCAGCAATTTCCAGCCCGAGTACCGCGCGGTGGGCGTCGGCGTGGTCGAGGGCAACGGGCCCAACGAAACAGGACCCGGATTCGTCACGATCAAGTTTGCCGCGCCCCGGAATCCGGTCCCGTTGATCACCGGGGTGATCCACTACGATTTCAACGGCAACCAGTTCTACGATCCCGGCGAAGGGGTGGGGGATGTGGTGGTGACGCTGTCGGGCGCCGCCACCCGGGCGATGTCCGCCGCCTCCGGGGGATTCGCACTGCCGGCGGCGAATGGCAGTCACGAGGTGGTCTTCACCTGGGAGGGCCTGCCGCTGGCAACGGCCTCGGCCACGGTTTCCGGAGGGGAGAATGCGCTGCTGAACCTCACCCTGCCCTATCCCTCACCGCAGTTGAGCGGGCCTGGAAATCCGGCGTTGAACCAGTCACAGCCCTACCAGTACACCTTGGTGCCCGGGGCGACCGGATACGAATGGCGGACCCTGACCCGCGGGGAACTTCCCGTGTTCAACGCCCAGTCCGGGCTGGCGGGACTGGTGACGGCGCTTGACGGCACGCCCTTTCCCCTGGTGCCGGCCAATGGTGGCACTGTCTACCACCTGACCCACGCGGGGACCACCGACGATCAATCGCTGGAGGTGGATGCGTGGGTCCAGCCGTCGGCAACGGGTGCGGTGCGGTTCCAGCATCGCATGGGGATCGCGGGTGACGGGCAGGTGGCCCAGTTGCAGGTGCGGGAGGAGACCGGTTCCTGGCAAACCCTGTGGTCCCTGCGGGGGATGGGGCCTCCCGGGGACGCGCAGTTCACGGAGACCGCGGTTTCCCTCGCGGACTTTGCCGGACGGGTGCTCCGCGTGCGCTTCGTCTTCGCTTCGGGGCCGGGGACCCTCTACCCCCAACCCAATGCGGAGGTCGGCGTCCAGTTGGACAATATTTCGTTTCCGGGGGCGGACGCCGTGGAGTCGGGTCCGACCCGGACCCTGGAGCCCGGCGCGCCCGTTGCCTTTGCACCGGAGAGTCTCGAACCCGTGGAATTGGTGGTGCGTCCGGTACGGACCCGGGGTCCCTGGCCTTGGGGCCCGTCCCTTCGAGTGACACCGGTGGTGGCCCCGCCCCAGGCACCCATCATCACCGGGATAGCCGCGGAGGCTGGCGGTGCGATCCGTATTGATTTCAATCTCGCCGGGACGCCGGCGTCCACGCCGGTGCTCCAGCGGGGACTCGCGATCGGCGGGCCGTACGCTCCGGTGCCGGCCACGTTGCAGGCCGATGGTCCGGGGCGGTACCGATTTCACCACGTCCCGGACACCTTGGAAGGATTCCTGCGCGTCGTGCTGCCATGAGCCCCATCCGGGCGGTGACGTTCGACGTGGCCGGCACCCTGATCGAACCCCACCCCTCGGTGGGAGCCGTGTACTCCGCCGCGCTGCGGCGTCTGGACGTCGGGACGCTGCTGGAGGCCCCGGCACTGGAAATCCGTTTTCAGGAAGCCTGGCGGGCACGCGGGGCATTCGATTACTCCCGAGTGTCCTGGACCGGTGTGCTGCGTCGTGTGTTCGATGGCGTGGTGGATCCCGCCGATTTCGACCGGGCCTTTGAGGCCGTTTGGCTGCGGTTTGCGGAAGCGGATGCGTGGCGGGTTCACGACGATGTGAATCCGTGCCTTGAATTCCTGCGGCGGCGCGGGATTCGCAGGGCCGTGGTCTCCAATTGGGACGAGCGCCTCCACGCGGTGATGCATGCAATCGGACTCGCCCCCTGGTTTGAGTTCATCCTTCCTTCGGTGGAGGGGGCGGGTCCGAAGCCCGAGCCGCGCCTGTTCCTGGAGGCGGTGGAGCGCTTGGGGCTGAACCCGGGCGAAGTGCTGCACGTCGGCGACAGTTTTCGCGAAGATGTCCAGGGAGCTCGGGAGGCCGGACTGGCGGTTTGCTGGTTGCGCCGGGGT
This genomic stretch from Verrucomicrobiia bacterium harbors:
- a CDS encoding HAD-IA family hydrolase, translated to MSPIRAVTFDVAGTLIEPHPSVGAVYSAALRRLDVGTLLEAPALEIRFQEAWRARGAFDYSRVSWTGVLRRVFDGVVDPADFDRAFEAVWLRFAEADAWRVHDDVNPCLEFLRRRGIRRAVVSNWDERLHAVMHAIGLAPWFEFILPSVEGAGPKPEPRLFLEAVERLGLNPGEVLHVGDSFREDVQGAREAGLAVCWLRRGVAGSGLAPGSISTLGDLKTRL